The Terriglobia bacterium genome has a window encoding:
- a CDS encoding TusE/DsrC/DsvC family sulfur relay protein, whose product MKVGDDEYPIDGNGFLQHPETWGPAVAEAIAREEGIPEMTGPHWAVVNFIRTYWMEHDLAPPVRVLCKEANLGVRDVFRLFRSGPAKGACRIAGLPKPDGCV is encoded by the coding sequence ATGAAAGTCGGCGACGACGAATACCCCATCGACGGCAATGGCTTCCTCCAGCACCCGGAGACGTGGGGACCCGCGGTGGCGGAGGCGATCGCCCGCGAAGAGGGGATACCCGAGATGACCGGGCCGCACTGGGCGGTGGTGAATTTCATCCGGACGTACTGGATGGAGCACGATCTCGCGCCGCCCGTGCGCGTCCTCTGCAAGGAGGCGAACCTCGGGGTCCGCGACGTGTTCAGACTGTTCCGGTCGGGCCCGGCCAAGGGCGCGTGCCGAATCGCCGGCCTCCCGAAGCCCGACGGCTGCGTCTAG
- a CDS encoding (Fe-S)-binding protein: MADAADRAGRVDLVAALRALDGVAGSRAELHAKACVRCGLCGQSCHFYLADPVPENLPAAKVEKLASLLRGRRSLLGRNAPWLSRARDLTPDALEELADAVFGRCTGCGRCSLHCSVGLDVSAVMQAARRVLGAAGLTPSGLRQTLDNQIRDGNQMSIPREELVETASWLSEELARETGDKEARVRVDETGSRVLYLVNPREVKFFPLSLQAAAGVFHAAGESWTLSSRVFDVTNYGFFAADDASAAELTRRAVEEAKRLGASEIVVSECGHGFRSFRWEGPEWLDGAYPVRVRSVLELLDEYLAGDRLLVDPSRNALPLTLHDPCNLVRWGGIVDPQRRVLARVAEKLVEMTPNREQNYCCGGGGGLLAMEEYGERRISSGAIKAAQIRDTGARIVACPCHNCADQLLELARVHALEVEIRSVVEIVYDAIDWSGIASRSRPVAEDAGRDA; this comes from the coding sequence ATGGCGGACGCGGCTGATCGCGCGGGCCGCGTCGATCTCGTCGCGGCGCTCCGCGCCCTCGACGGGGTCGCGGGAAGCCGCGCGGAGCTGCACGCGAAGGCGTGCGTCCGCTGCGGGCTGTGCGGCCAGAGCTGCCACTTCTACCTGGCCGACCCGGTGCCGGAGAACCTCCCGGCGGCGAAGGTCGAGAAGCTCGCGTCGCTGCTCCGCGGACGCCGCTCGCTCCTCGGCCGAAACGCCCCCTGGCTCTCCCGCGCTCGAGACCTCACGCCGGACGCGCTCGAGGAGCTGGCGGACGCGGTCTTCGGGCGGTGCACCGGGTGCGGCCGCTGCTCGCTCCACTGCTCGGTCGGCCTCGACGTCTCGGCCGTGATGCAGGCGGCCCGGCGGGTGCTGGGGGCGGCGGGGCTCACCCCCTCCGGGTTGAGGCAGACCCTCGACAACCAGATCCGCGACGGAAACCAGATGTCCATCCCCCGGGAGGAGCTGGTCGAGACCGCGTCATGGCTCTCGGAGGAGCTGGCGCGGGAGACGGGGGACAAGGAGGCCCGCGTCCGCGTGGACGAGACCGGGAGCCGCGTGCTCTACCTCGTCAACCCCCGCGAGGTGAAGTTCTTCCCTCTCTCGCTCCAGGCGGCGGCCGGGGTGTTCCACGCGGCGGGAGAGAGCTGGACGCTGTCGAGCCGCGTGTTCGACGTGACGAACTACGGCTTCTTCGCGGCGGACGACGCTTCCGCGGCGGAGCTGACGCGCCGTGCCGTGGAAGAGGCGAAGCGCCTCGGCGCCTCCGAGATCGTGGTGTCGGAGTGCGGCCACGGTTTCCGGTCCTTCCGCTGGGAAGGTCCCGAGTGGCTCGACGGCGCGTACCCCGTCCGGGTCAGGAGCGTTCTCGAGCTGCTCGACGAGTACCTCGCGGGGGACCGGCTGCTCGTCGACCCTTCGAGGAACGCGCTGCCTCTGACCCTCCACGACCCGTGCAACCTGGTCCGCTGGGGCGGGATCGTCGACCCGCAGCGGCGGGTGCTCGCGCGCGTGGCGGAGAAGCTCGTCGAGATGACGCCGAACCGCGAGCAGAACTACTGCTGCGGCGGCGGCGGCGGGCTCCTGGCCATGGAGGAGTACGGCGAGCGGAGGATCTCGAGCGGCGCGATCAAGGCGGCCCAGATTCGCGACACGGGGGCGCGGATCGTGGCCTGCCCCTGCCACAACTGCGCCGACCAGCTCCTCGAGCTCGCGCGGGTCCACGCCCTCGAGGTCGAGATCCGCTCGGTGGTCGAGATCGTCTACGACGCCATTGACTGGAGCGGCATCGCCTCCCGCTCGCGGCCCGTGGCCGAGGACGCCGGCCGAGATGCTTAG
- a CDS encoding L,D-transpeptidase family protein: MLSRFLILPLVIGASALGAAEAGAFRVGPWGLTYARYDAALFGPEQPLPLVLDAEGIALGPGRKLEGARLLVIKAERRCELWVGDRMVKAYRIQLSQQSRGAKSRRYDQRTPEGNYAICAHRPSKYHRSLWISYPGLEDADRGVKEKRIGEAQRRKIAEALDRGECPPQNTRLGGLIMLHGQQRSLTRSLRRAHRRERAAARTDFGEGDADPGAMGEYHDWTAGCIALFNPDIRELYDLLADGTPVSIVALGPVTRPALPTPAGGAGR, translated from the coding sequence ATGCTTAGCCGGTTCCTGATCCTGCCGCTCGTGATCGGGGCGTCGGCCCTCGGCGCCGCCGAGGCCGGCGCGTTCCGGGTCGGACCCTGGGGGCTCACCTACGCCCGCTACGATGCCGCGCTCTTCGGCCCCGAGCAGCCGCTCCCCCTCGTCCTCGATGCGGAAGGCATCGCGCTCGGCCCGGGCCGCAAGCTCGAGGGAGCCCGCCTGCTCGTGATCAAGGCGGAGCGGCGGTGCGAGCTGTGGGTGGGCGACCGCATGGTCAAGGCGTATCGGATCCAGCTCAGCCAGCAATCGAGGGGAGCCAAGAGCCGGCGCTACGACCAGCGCACGCCCGAGGGGAACTACGCGATCTGCGCCCATCGGCCGTCGAAGTATCACCGCAGCCTGTGGATCAGCTACCCCGGCCTCGAGGACGCCGATCGGGGCGTGAAGGAGAAGCGGATCGGCGAGGCTCAGCGCCGGAAGATCGCCGAGGCGCTCGATCGCGGCGAATGCCCGCCCCAGAACACGCGCCTCGGCGGGCTTATCATGCTCCACGGCCAGCAGCGGTCGCTCACGCGCTCGCTCCGCCGCGCTCACCGCCGGGAGCGCGCCGCGGCGCGCACGGATTTCGGAGAGGGGGACGCGGACCCCGGCGCGATGGGCGAGTACCACGATTGGACCGCGGGGTGCATCGCCTTGTTCAATCCGGACATTCGCGAGCTGTACGACCTGCTCGCCGACGGTACGCCGGTGTCGATCGTCGCCTTAGGCCCCGTGACGCGCCCGGCCCTCCCGACCCCGGCGGGTGGAGCGGGGCGATGA
- a CDS encoding carbamoyltransferase, with protein sequence MNEAILGISAYYHDSAACLVVGGRIVAAAQEERFTRLKHDSGFPSHAVAYCLEQGGLRSAYELDYVVFYDKPVLKFERLLETYLRYAPRGIRSFVKAMPLWLKKKLWMRENIGEELDYDGKILFTEHHQAHAASAFFPSPFPAAAILTLDGVGEWATASLGLGEGNTIRILKEIHFPHSLGLFYSAFTYFTGFKVNSGEYKLMGLAPYGEPTYADLILDELIDLREDGSFKLNLRYFDYCAGLRMTNRRFDRLFGGPPRPPEGRLTQREMDMAASIQVVTEKVMLNMARFAREQTGSPNLVMAGGVALNCVGNGKILREGLFRRIWIQPAAGDAGGALGAALFVHHQVLGHGRVVDGSKDLQQATLLGPSYGDVEIGRFVAERGIRAARFDDFDALLDRVTDLMQQENVIGWFQGRMEFGPRALGSRSILGDARSREMQSKMNLKIKFRESFRPFAPSVMKEHARDYFELDVESPYMLLTAPVHPQRRLPVQGDRHRGLDKLKTIRSTVPAITHVDYSARIQTVSREDHPRYHRLLEKFYEKTGCPVIVNTSFNVRGEPIVATPEDAYRCFARTNMDYLVLGSYLVDRRDQSLPARDAARTKELELDCRRAKAVRRKKPGEATQARRFALILVVFFLALAAFSAWRRSGDRAVAWSSAAAAVSLSALLFFPLWLRLFRVWMKFAEALSWVMTRVILGVFYYVVLAPFALLSRGFREDPLDLAWKDGKPTYWVEREEREATLTSCEKMF encoded by the coding sequence ATGAACGAAGCCATCCTCGGGATCTCCGCCTACTACCACGACAGCGCCGCGTGCCTCGTGGTGGGCGGGCGCATCGTGGCGGCGGCCCAGGAGGAGCGCTTCACCCGCCTCAAGCACGACTCCGGGTTCCCGAGCCATGCGGTCGCCTACTGTCTCGAGCAGGGGGGCCTCCGGTCCGCCTACGAGCTCGATTACGTCGTCTTCTACGACAAGCCCGTCCTCAAGTTCGAGAGGCTGCTCGAGACCTACCTGCGGTACGCGCCGCGAGGGATCCGCTCGTTCGTCAAGGCCATGCCTCTCTGGCTCAAGAAGAAGCTCTGGATGCGGGAGAACATCGGCGAGGAGCTGGACTACGACGGGAAGATCCTCTTCACCGAGCATCACCAGGCCCACGCCGCGAGCGCGTTCTTCCCCTCGCCGTTCCCGGCGGCCGCGATTCTGACCCTCGACGGGGTCGGCGAATGGGCGACGGCAAGCCTCGGACTGGGCGAGGGGAACACGATCCGGATCCTCAAGGAGATCCACTTCCCGCACTCGCTGGGGCTCTTCTACTCCGCCTTCACGTATTTCACCGGATTCAAGGTCAACAGCGGCGAGTACAAACTCATGGGTCTCGCGCCTTACGGTGAGCCGACGTACGCGGACCTGATCCTGGACGAGCTGATCGACCTCAGGGAGGACGGCTCGTTCAAGTTGAACCTCCGGTACTTCGATTACTGCGCCGGGCTCCGGATGACGAACCGGCGGTTCGATCGCCTGTTCGGCGGGCCGCCGCGGCCGCCGGAGGGCAGGCTCACGCAGCGCGAAATGGACATGGCGGCGTCGATCCAGGTCGTGACCGAGAAGGTCATGCTCAACATGGCCCGGTTCGCCCGTGAGCAGACCGGCTCCCCCAACCTCGTGATGGCGGGCGGCGTGGCCCTGAACTGCGTGGGGAACGGCAAGATCCTCCGCGAGGGGCTCTTCCGGCGGATCTGGATCCAGCCCGCCGCCGGAGACGCCGGTGGAGCGTTGGGGGCGGCGCTCTTCGTCCATCACCAGGTGCTCGGCCACGGCCGCGTGGTGGACGGATCGAAGGACCTCCAGCAAGCCACGCTGCTCGGCCCCTCCTATGGCGACGTCGAGATCGGCCGATTCGTCGCCGAACGCGGGATCCGTGCGGCACGTTTCGACGACTTCGACGCTCTCCTGGATCGCGTGACCGACCTGATGCAGCAGGAGAACGTGATCGGCTGGTTCCAGGGACGGATGGAATTCGGACCCCGTGCGCTCGGATCCCGCTCCATCCTCGGCGACGCGCGAAGTCGCGAGATGCAGAGCAAGATGAATCTCAAGATCAAGTTCCGGGAGTCGTTCCGTCCCTTCGCCCCGTCCGTCATGAAGGAGCACGCCCGCGACTACTTCGAGCTGGACGTCGAGAGCCCCTACATGCTCCTCACCGCGCCGGTCCACCCGCAACGACGCCTGCCGGTTCAGGGTGACCGTCACCGTGGCCTGGACAAGCTCAAGACGATCCGTTCCACCGTGCCGGCGATCACGCACGTGGACTACTCGGCGCGCATCCAGACCGTTTCGCGCGAGGACCATCCGCGCTACCACCGCCTTCTGGAGAAGTTCTACGAGAAGACGGGGTGCCCGGTGATCGTGAATACTTCGTTCAACGTCCGGGGCGAGCCGATCGTGGCCACACCGGAGGACGCCTACCGTTGCTTCGCCCGCACGAACATGGACTACCTCGTCCTGGGGAGTTACCTCGTCGATCGGCGGGATCAGAGCCTCCCGGCCCGGGACGCCGCGCGGACGAAGGAACTCGAACTGGATTGTAGGAGGGCGAAAGCCGTGCGCAGGAAGAAGCCGGGGGAAGCAACGCAGGCGCGTCGGTTCGCCCTGATCCTCGTCGTCTTCTTCCTCGCCCTGGCCGCGTTCTCGGCGTGGCGGAGAAGCGGGGACCGCGCCGTCGCGTGGTCGTCCGCGGCCGCCGCCGTTTCTCTCTCGGCGCTCCTGTTCTTCCCCCTGTGGCTGCGCCTCTTCCGCGTGTGGATGAAGTTCGCGGAAGCGCTGTCGTGGGTCATGACCCGGGTCATCCTCGGCGTCTTCTACTACGTGGTGCTCGCTCCCTTCGCGCTCCTGTCGCGCGGCTTCCGCGAGGACCCCCTCGACCTGGCCTGGAAGGACGGGAAGCCGACGTACTGGGTCGAGAGGGAGGAGCGGGAAGCCACGCTTACGTCCTGCGAGAAGATGTTCTAG
- a CDS encoding aminotransferase class V-fold PLP-dependent enzyme: MQKVIYLDNAATTFPKPDEMHDAMSRFYRQCGVNPGRTGCDLALEAEEVVHGTRRKLTAMFNGSLVRAGKAKDPNRLVFTANATHALNVVIKGTIVPGDHIVTTTLEHNSVIRPVNHMVRLGAEATFVRPDGEGYVDPGEIRKAIRKNTKLVIVIHASNVIGTVQDVSAIGKVCREAGVLFAVDAAQTAGVVAIDMAVSLIDFVCFTGHKGLFGPTGTGGVCVADDASVTATVWGGTGVRSAELYHLEEYPYRLEAGTLNLLGIAGLRAGHDWIEGRGMDAILRHELELLGRLEDGFSQIKGVRLHGTKRLDRRVAVSSITVDGYDPSDIGTILDVEYGIQTRTGLQCSPLVHEHLGTAPRGTVRFSIGPFNTREHVETAVRAVGEIAADRNG, encoded by the coding sequence ATGCAGAAGGTGATCTACCTCGACAACGCGGCGACGACGTTCCCCAAGCCGGACGAGATGCACGACGCGATGAGCCGGTTCTACCGGCAGTGCGGCGTCAACCCCGGCCGGACAGGGTGCGACCTGGCCCTCGAGGCGGAGGAGGTGGTCCACGGCACCCGCCGGAAGCTCACCGCGATGTTCAACGGGAGCCTCGTGCGGGCGGGGAAGGCGAAGGACCCGAACCGGCTGGTGTTCACCGCCAACGCCACCCACGCGCTGAACGTGGTGATCAAGGGGACGATCGTTCCCGGGGACCACATCGTCACGACCACCCTCGAGCACAACTCGGTGATCCGGCCCGTGAACCACATGGTCAGGCTGGGAGCCGAGGCCACCTTCGTGAGGCCCGACGGCGAGGGGTACGTGGACCCCGGGGAGATCCGGAAGGCCATCCGGAAGAACACGAAGCTCGTGATCGTGATCCACGCGTCGAACGTGATCGGCACCGTGCAAGACGTCTCGGCCATCGGAAAGGTCTGCCGGGAGGCGGGTGTCCTGTTCGCGGTGGACGCGGCGCAGACCGCGGGCGTCGTCGCGATCGACATGGCCGTGAGCCTGATCGACTTCGTCTGCTTCACCGGGCACAAGGGTCTGTTCGGCCCGACGGGGACGGGAGGGGTGTGCGTGGCCGACGACGCCTCCGTCACGGCGACCGTCTGGGGAGGGACGGGCGTGCGGTCCGCGGAGCTGTACCACCTGGAGGAGTACCCGTACCGTCTCGAGGCCGGGACGCTCAACCTCCTCGGGATCGCCGGGCTCAGGGCGGGACACGACTGGATCGAGGGGCGGGGGATGGACGCGATCCTGCGGCACGAGCTGGAGCTCCTGGGGAGGCTCGAGGACGGCTTCTCCCAGATCAAGGGGGTGCGGCTCCACGGCACGAAGCGGCTCGACCGTCGCGTCGCGGTCTCGTCGATCACCGTGGACGGCTACGACCCCTCCGACATCGGCACGATCCTCGACGTGGAGTACGGCATCCAGACCCGCACCGGCCTCCAGTGCTCGCCGCTCGTCCACGAGCACCTCGGCACGGCGCCGCGCGGCACCGTCCGCTTCTCCATCGGACCGTTCAACACGCGCGAGCACGTGGAGACGGCGGTTCGCGCGGTCGGGGAGATCGCCGCCGATCGGAACGGCTAG
- the pepF gene encoding oligoendopeptidase F, with amino-acid sequence MRDQDTRVGRSQEMLQEADHAFVEYRTATAYLRPEILSLDPARVRGFVALEPRLKPYAFFLEDILRRKPHTLSPEEEGIVARAGNLENAGEAIYSVLTNADFPYPEVTLSTGEKIRLDASAYTKYRAAPDRGDRGKVFDAFWTRYREFERTMGTSLYAQVKAHVFDRDVHKFKGSLDDALFEYAIPTAVYRQLISDVHANLPTLHRYLGLRKRMMGLDKLGYEDLYAPIVKEANATFTPEQAMDLTLEAFAPLGKEYVATLRKGYAARWVDFLPSKGKRSGAYSETVYGVHPYELLNFMGNYDDVSTLAHESGHSMHSYLSDTTQPYVSHDYSTFVGEVASTLNENLLFRKMLRDAKDDSTRLFLLGSHLDLLRSTLFRQTLFAEFELTIHETAERGETLTGEGLSKLYLKLLRQYYGHDQGVTEVKDLYGIEWAYIPHFYWNFYVYQYATSLVASISLSRGILEEARAALAPTSRRDAYLHMLESGSSEYPIDLLREAGVDMTTSAPFAAAMKEMNQTMDEMEAILGRAGGK; translated from the coding sequence CTGCGCGATCAGGACACGAGGGTGGGCCGGAGCCAGGAGATGCTGCAGGAGGCCGACCACGCCTTCGTGGAGTACCGCACGGCCACCGCGTACCTGAGGCCCGAGATCCTCTCGCTGGACCCTGCGAGGGTGAGGGGGTTCGTGGCCTTGGAGCCCCGCCTCAAGCCGTACGCGTTCTTCCTGGAGGACATCCTCCGGCGCAAGCCGCACACGCTGAGCCCCGAGGAAGAGGGGATCGTGGCGCGCGCGGGGAACCTCGAGAACGCGGGGGAGGCCATCTACTCGGTCCTCACCAACGCGGACTTCCCCTATCCCGAGGTCACGCTGTCCACCGGCGAGAAGATCCGACTCGACGCGTCGGCGTACACCAAGTACCGGGCGGCGCCGGATCGCGGGGATCGCGGGAAGGTGTTCGACGCCTTCTGGACGCGCTACCGCGAGTTCGAGCGCACGATGGGCACGTCGCTCTACGCCCAGGTGAAGGCGCACGTGTTCGACCGGGACGTCCACAAGTTCAAGGGCTCGCTGGACGACGCGCTCTTCGAGTACGCCATTCCCACCGCGGTCTACCGCCAGCTGATCTCCGACGTGCACGCGAACCTGCCGACGCTCCACCGGTACCTCGGTCTGAGGAAGCGCATGATGGGGCTCGACAAGCTCGGCTACGAGGACCTGTACGCCCCGATCGTGAAGGAGGCCAACGCGACGTTCACGCCGGAGCAGGCGATGGACCTGACCCTCGAGGCGTTCGCCCCCCTCGGAAAGGAGTACGTCGCGACGCTCCGCAAGGGGTACGCCGCGCGCTGGGTGGACTTCCTCCCCTCCAAGGGAAAGCGCTCGGGCGCGTACAGCGAGACCGTGTACGGCGTCCACCCGTACGAGCTCCTGAACTTCATGGGGAACTACGACGACGTCTCGACGCTGGCGCACGAATCGGGGCACTCGATGCACTCGTACCTCTCGGACACGACCCAGCCGTACGTCAGCCACGACTACTCGACCTTCGTCGGGGAGGTGGCGTCGACGCTCAACGAGAACCTGCTCTTCCGGAAGATGCTCCGCGACGCCAAGGACGACTCGACCCGCCTGTTCCTGCTGGGGAGCCACCTGGACCTCCTGCGGAGCACCCTGTTCCGGCAGACGCTGTTCGCGGAGTTCGAGCTCACGATCCACGAGACCGCGGAGCGCGGGGAGACGCTCACCGGCGAGGGCCTCTCGAAGCTCTACCTGAAGCTCCTCCGCCAGTACTACGGGCACGACCAGGGGGTCACGGAGGTCAAGGACCTGTACGGGATCGAGTGGGCCTACATCCCGCACTTCTACTGGAATTTCTACGTCTACCAGTACGCCACGAGCCTGGTCGCCTCGATCTCGCTCTCCCGCGGGATCCTGGAGGAGGCTAGAGCCGCCTTGGCGCCGACGTCGCGGCGCGACGCCTATCTCCACATGCTCGAGTCCGGCTCCTCCGAGTACCCCATCGATCTCCTGCGGGAGGCCGGGGTGGACATGACCACGTCGGCGCCGTTCGCCGCGGCCATGAAGGAGATGAACCAGACGATGGACGAGATGGAGGCGATCCTGGGCCGGGCGGGCGGCAAGTGA
- a CDS encoding zinc-dependent alcohol dehydrogenase family protein, which yields MKAAVMKEFGKPLAVVNDWKDPECGPADAVLRVEANGICRSDWHLWQGGWEWVGFVPPLPTVLGHEYCGVVEEVGSEVRKFKKGQRVVVPFHHSCGVCESCQAGHQNVCSDLRIPAFHYSGGFGRYAQVARADVNLVPLPEPISFEAAASLGCRFMTAFHGVAHQAGVKPGEWVAVFGCGGVGLAAVEIATALGANVIAVSRGAKKLALARELGAVHTVRADGAAVAEEIVELTGGGVHVSVDALGTSATTLPAIAALRTRGRHVRIGMSGKEDRGQISLPVDVFVARELTFVGSFGMQAQRYPEMLRMVVAGQLHPEKLVERRIPIEQASDVLQAMSGFGTVGVAVINQY from the coding sequence ATGAAAGCAGCCGTGATGAAGGAGTTCGGAAAGCCGCTTGCCGTCGTCAACGACTGGAAGGACCCGGAGTGCGGGCCGGCGGACGCCGTGCTGCGGGTGGAGGCCAACGGCATCTGCCGCTCGGACTGGCACCTGTGGCAGGGCGGGTGGGAGTGGGTCGGGTTCGTTCCGCCGCTGCCCACGGTTCTGGGGCACGAGTACTGCGGCGTCGTCGAGGAGGTCGGCTCCGAGGTGAGGAAGTTCAAGAAGGGGCAGAGGGTGGTGGTGCCGTTCCACCACTCGTGCGGGGTCTGCGAGTCCTGCCAGGCCGGACACCAGAACGTCTGCAGCGACCTCCGGATCCCGGCGTTCCACTACTCCGGGGGCTTCGGGCGGTACGCGCAGGTGGCCCGCGCGGACGTCAACCTCGTGCCGCTGCCCGAGCCGATCTCCTTCGAAGCGGCCGCCAGCCTCGGCTGCCGTTTCATGACCGCCTTCCATGGCGTGGCGCACCAGGCGGGCGTCAAGCCCGGGGAGTGGGTGGCGGTCTTCGGGTGCGGTGGCGTCGGCCTCGCCGCGGTCGAGATCGCGACCGCCCTCGGTGCCAACGTGATCGCGGTGAGCCGCGGCGCGAAGAAGCTCGCGCTGGCCCGGGAGCTGGGCGCGGTGCACACGGTGAGGGCGGACGGGGCGGCCGTGGCGGAGGAGATCGTCGAGCTGACCGGGGGAGGTGTCCACGTGTCCGTCGACGCCCTCGGGACCAGCGCCACGACCCTGCCCGCCATCGCGGCCCTGCGCACCCGAGGCCGGCACGTCCGTATCGGGATGAGTGGCAAGGAGGACCGGGGGCAGATCTCCCTCCCTGTGGACGTCTTCGTCGCGCGCGAGCTCACCTTCGTCGGCTCCTTCGGCATGCAGGCGCAGCGCTACCCCGAGATGCTCCGCATGGTCGTAGCCGGGCAGCTGCATCCCGAGAAGCTGGTCGAGCGGCGGATCCCCATCGAGCAAGCCAGTGACGTGCTGCAAGCGATGAGCGGGTTCGGCACGGTGGGCGTGGCCGTCATCAACCAGTACTGA
- a CDS encoding VOC family protein, translating to MAVKPIPDGFHTVTPYLVVQGVPKVMEFLRRAFDAEEVHRSTTPDGTIMHAQMKIGDSMIMMGEATSEHAPQPCSIYLYVKDTDAVYRKALAAGGTSIMEPADMFYGDRNAGVKDASGMQWWIGTHIEDVGPEEMAKRTEAAVKERKRG from the coding sequence ATGGCCGTGAAGCCCATCCCCGATGGTTTCCACACCGTGACCCCGTACCTCGTCGTCCAGGGCGTGCCCAAGGTGATGGAGTTCCTGAGGAGGGCATTCGACGCCGAGGAGGTCCACCGCTCGACGACGCCCGACGGGACGATCATGCACGCCCAGATGAAGATCGGCGACTCGATGATCATGATGGGCGAGGCGACGAGCGAGCACGCGCCGCAGCCCTGCTCGATCTATCTCTACGTCAAGGACACCGACGCCGTTTACAGGAAGGCGCTCGCGGCCGGCGGCACGTCGATCATGGAGCCCGCCGACATGTTCTACGGCGACCGCAACGCCGGGGTGAAGGACGCCTCGGGGATGCAGTGGTGGATCGGCACGCACATCGAGGACGTCGGTCCCGAGGAGATGGCGAAGCGAACCGAGGCGGCCGTCAAGGAGCGGAAGCGGGGCTGA